Proteins from one Gibbsiella quercinecans genomic window:
- a CDS encoding thymidine kinase: MAQLYFYYSAMNAGKSTALLQSSYNYQERGMRTLVFTAEIDHRFGVGKVSSRIGLSSQAQLYNNDTEFYTIINQEHQQQTVHCVLLDESQFLTKSQVAQLCDVVDQLNIPVLCYGLRTDFLGELFTGSQYLLAWADKLVELKTICHCGRKANMVLRLDENGRAVHAGEQVVIGGDESYLSVCRKHYKEAIQAAGAG, translated from the coding sequence ATGGCTCAGCTTTATTTCTATTACTCTGCTATGAATGCAGGGAAATCTACTGCGCTATTACAATCTTCATATAATTATCAAGAACGTGGTATGCGCACGCTGGTGTTTACCGCTGAAATCGATCATCGCTTTGGCGTCGGGAAAGTTAGCTCGCGTATTGGCCTGTCATCGCAGGCGCAGCTCTATAATAATGATACCGAGTTTTACACAATAATTAATCAGGAGCATCAACAACAAACGGTTCACTGCGTGCTGCTCGATGAGAGCCAGTTCCTGACCAAATCGCAGGTTGCGCAGTTATGTGATGTTGTTGACCAACTGAATATTCCGGTTTTGTGTTATGGCCTGCGCACCGACTTTTTAGGTGAATTATTCACGGGTAGCCAATACCTGCTGGCCTGGGCCGATAAGCTGGTTGAGCTGAAAACCATTTGCCACTGCGGGCGCAAGGCAAACATGGTGCTGCGTTTGGATGAAAACGGCCGGGCGGTGCATGCGGGGGAACAGGTAGTGATTGGCGGCGATGAAAGTTACCTGTCGGTGTGCCGTAAACACTACAAAGAGGCTATTCAGGCAGCGGGAGCCGGCTAA
- the hns gene encoding histone-like nucleoid-structuring protein H-NS: MSEALKILNNIRTLRAQARECSLETLEEMLEKLEVVVNERREEESQTRAEIEERTRKLQQYREMLIADGIDPNELLQTMAATKSAGKTKRAARPAKYQYKDENGELKTWTGQGRTPAVIKKAIEEQGKSLEDFLL, encoded by the coding sequence ATGAGCGAAGCATTAAAGATTTTGAACAACATCCGTACTCTACGTGCACAGGCAAGAGAATGCAGCCTGGAAACGCTGGAAGAGATGCTTGAGAAACTGGAAGTTGTCGTGAATGAACGTCGCGAGGAAGAAAGCCAGACGCGCGCTGAAATTGAAGAACGTACGCGTAAACTGCAACAATATCGTGAAATGCTGATTGCTGACGGTATTGATCCAAACGAACTGTTGCAAACCATGGCAGCAACAAAATCAGCCGGTAAAACCAAACGTGCAGCTCGTCCGGCTAAATACCAATACAAAGATGAAAATGGCGAACTGAAAACCTGGACCGGCCAAGGCCGTACTCCTGCGGTGATTAAAAAAGCTATCGAAGAACAGGGTAAATCTTTGGAAGATTTCCTGCTGTAA
- a CDS encoding NAD-dependent epimerase — MNFLVTGSAGFIGYHVAERLLAAGHQVVGIDNLNDYYDVSLKQARLALLADKPAFQFIKLDLADREGMAALFAEHKFQRVIHLGAQAGVRYSLENPLAYADSNLVGHLNVLEGCRHNKVEHLVYASSSSVYGLNRKLPFSTDDSVDHPVSLYAATKKANELMAHSYSHLYGLPTTGLRFFTVYGPWGRPDMALFKFTKAILAGDSIDVYNHGEMHRDFTYIDDIAEAIVRLQAIVPQPNADWTVEQGSPASSSAPYHVYNIGNSSPVKLMEYISALEHALGIIARKNMLPMQPGDVLDTSADTEALYQAIGFKPATSVEEGVKRFVEWYKSFYKVQ; from the coding sequence ATGAACTTCCTGGTTACAGGCTCTGCCGGCTTTATTGGTTATCATGTCGCCGAGCGCCTGTTGGCCGCCGGGCATCAGGTTGTCGGTATCGACAACCTGAATGATTATTACGATGTCAGCTTAAAGCAGGCGCGTCTTGCCTTATTGGCGGATAAACCTGCGTTCCAGTTTATTAAACTGGATCTGGCCGATCGGGAAGGGATGGCGGCGCTGTTTGCCGAGCATAAATTTCAGCGGGTGATTCATCTTGGCGCACAGGCCGGGGTGCGTTATTCGCTGGAAAATCCGTTGGCGTATGCGGATTCAAATTTGGTTGGCCATTTAAACGTGCTGGAAGGCTGTCGCCATAATAAGGTCGAGCATTTGGTTTATGCATCGTCCAGTTCGGTATACGGGTTAAACCGTAAGTTGCCGTTCTCTACTGATGACTCGGTCGATCATCCGGTGTCATTGTATGCGGCAACGAAAAAAGCCAATGAGTTAATGGCGCACAGCTACTCGCATTTATATGGTTTGCCCACCACGGGGCTGCGTTTCTTCACTGTGTATGGCCCGTGGGGGCGCCCGGATATGGCGCTGTTTAAATTCACCAAGGCAATATTGGCTGGTGATAGCATTGATGTATATAACCACGGTGAGATGCACCGTGATTTTACCTATATCGATGATATTGCCGAGGCGATCGTGCGTTTACAGGCCATTGTGCCGCAACCCAATGCGGATTGGACCGTTGAGCAAGGCTCACCGGCCAGCAGTTCTGCACCGTACCATGTCTATAATATAGGCAACAGCAGCCCGGTGAAGCTGATGGAATATATCAGCGCGCTGGAACATGCCCTGGGCATTATTGCCCGTAAAAATATGCTGCCCATGCAACCTGGCGATGTGCTGGATACCAGCGCAGATACCGAAGCGCTTTATCAGGCGATTGGTTTTAAGCCTGCTACCAGCGTAGAGGAAGGTGTTAAACGTTTTGTTGAATGGTATAAATCTTTTTACAAAGTGCAATAA
- a CDS encoding UDP-glucose dehydrogenase family protein encodes MKVTVFGIGYVGLVQAAVLAEVGHDVMCIDVDEKKVENLKKGNIPIYEPGLTPLVQQNYEAGRLHFTTDAKAGVEHGVIQFIAVGTPPDEDGSADLKYVTAVARTIAENMNDHKVVIDKSTVPVGTADKVRQVMAEALKKRGSDLSFDVVSNPEFLKEGAAVADCMRPERIVIGTDNKDVIEPIRELYEPFNRNHDRMILMDIRSAELTKYAANCMLATKISFMNEISNLAEMLGADIEKVRQGIGSDSRIGYHFIYPGCGYGGSCFPKDVQALIRTSEAIGYQPKLLQAVEQVNYQQKYKLSQFIKHYFGEDLNGKTFALWGLAFKPNTDDMREASSRVLVETLWAAGAKVQAYDPEAMNEAQRIYGNRDDLKLMGTKEAALHGADALVICTEWQSFRAPDFDVIKSALKNPVIFDGRNLYDPERLESRGFTYYGIGRGASVKSNF; translated from the coding sequence ATGAAAGTAACAGTTTTTGGTATTGGCTATGTCGGTCTGGTACAGGCGGCGGTGTTGGCTGAAGTGGGCCACGATGTCATGTGTATTGACGTTGACGAAAAGAAAGTCGAGAACCTGAAAAAGGGGAATATCCCGATTTATGAACCCGGTTTGACGCCGCTGGTGCAACAGAACTACGAAGCTGGTCGCCTGCATTTCACCACCGATGCCAAAGCTGGCGTGGAACATGGCGTTATTCAGTTCATCGCCGTGGGTACGCCGCCTGATGAAGACGGCTCTGCCGATCTGAAGTACGTTACTGCCGTTGCGCGCACCATCGCAGAAAACATGAACGATCACAAAGTGGTTATCGATAAATCCACCGTGCCGGTAGGGACTGCGGATAAAGTTCGCCAGGTGATGGCTGAAGCGCTGAAAAAACGCGGCAGCGATCTGTCGTTTGACGTGGTTTCTAACCCGGAATTCCTGAAAGAAGGCGCCGCGGTGGCCGACTGCATGCGCCCAGAGCGCATCGTTATCGGTACCGACAACAAAGATGTGATTGAACCCATCCGTGAACTGTACGAACCGTTCAACCGCAACCACGATCGCATGATCCTGATGGATATCCGCAGCGCGGAGCTGACCAAATATGCCGCCAACTGCATGCTGGCGACCAAAATCAGCTTTATGAACGAAATCTCGAACCTGGCGGAAATGCTGGGTGCGGACATCGAAAAAGTGCGCCAGGGCATCGGTTCTGACTCCCGTATCGGTTATCACTTCATTTACCCCGGCTGTGGCTACGGTGGTTCATGCTTCCCGAAAGACGTGCAGGCGCTGATCCGCACCTCTGAAGCCATTGGCTACCAGCCTAAGCTGCTGCAGGCGGTGGAACAGGTTAACTATCAGCAAAAATACAAGCTGAGCCAGTTCATCAAACATTACTTTGGTGAAGATCTAAACGGCAAAACCTTCGCCCTGTGGGGGCTGGCCTTCAAACCGAACACCGACGATATGCGTGAAGCTTCCAGCCGCGTGCTGGTTGAAACGCTGTGGGCTGCCGGCGCCAAAGTACAGGCTTACGATCCAGAAGCGATGAACGAAGCGCAACGCATCTATGGCAACCGTGACGATCTGAAACTAATGGGCACGAAAGAGGCCGCGCTGCATGGTGCCGATGCCTTGGTGATCTGCACTGAATGGCAAAGCTTCCGTGCGCCAGATTTTGATGTGATTAAGAGCGCCTTGAAAAACCCGGTAATCTTCGACGGCCGTAACCTTTATGATCCAGAGCGCCTGGAAAGCCGTGGCTTTACCTATTACGGCATCGGCCGTGGCGCATCGGTGAAGTCTAATTTTTAA
- the galU gene encoding UTP--glucose-1-phosphate uridylyltransferase GalU — protein MSALNRKVRKAVIPVAGLGTRMLPATKAIPKEMLPLVDKPLIQYVVSECIAAGINEIVLVTHSSKNSIENHFDTSFELEAMLEKRVKRQLLDEVQSICPKGVTVMQVRQGVAKGLGHAILCAHPLVGDEPVAVVLPDVILDEYSANLKKDNLHEMLQRFEQTGVSQIMVEPVPHESVGSYGIADCKGHQLKPGESAPMVSVVEKPSPNEAPSNLAIVGRYVLSADIWPLLAKTPPGAGDEIQLTDAIDLLMEQEPVEAYHLKGVSHDCGNKLGYMKAFVEYGMRHATLGTDFSHWLQQVMPAGKK, from the coding sequence ATGTCTGCTTTAAACCGTAAAGTCAGAAAAGCAGTGATCCCGGTTGCTGGATTGGGAACGCGCATGTTACCGGCTACCAAAGCTATCCCCAAAGAGATGCTGCCGCTGGTTGATAAGCCCCTGATCCAATATGTCGTTAGCGAATGCATCGCCGCCGGCATCAACGAAATCGTCCTGGTTACGCACTCCTCCAAGAATTCAATCGAAAACCATTTTGATACCAGCTTTGAGCTGGAAGCCATGCTGGAAAAGCGCGTTAAGCGCCAGTTGCTGGATGAAGTCCAATCAATCTGCCCGAAAGGCGTCACGGTTATGCAGGTACGCCAGGGCGTTGCCAAGGGGCTGGGGCATGCCATTCTATGTGCCCACCCGCTGGTTGGCGATGAGCCGGTAGCGGTAGTGTTGCCGGATGTCATTCTGGATGAATACAGCGCTAACCTGAAAAAAGACAACTTGCACGAGATGCTACAGCGTTTCGAGCAAACCGGCGTTAGCCAGATTATGGTTGAGCCGGTGCCGCACGAAAGCGTCGGCAGCTATGGTATTGCCGACTGCAAAGGCCACCAACTTAAACCGGGCGAAAGCGCGCCCATGGTGAGCGTGGTGGAAAAACCCTCTCCGAATGAAGCCCCCTCCAATCTGGCCATTGTTGGTCGTTATGTGTTGTCTGCGGATATTTGGCCGCTGCTGGCCAAAACACCACCGGGCGCCGGCGATGAGATCCAACTCACCGACGCTATCGATCTGTTGATGGAGCAAGAACCGGTGGAAGCCTATCACTTGAAGGGCGTCAGCCATGATTGCGGTAACAAACTGGGGTATATGAAGGCGTTTGTGGAATACGGCATGCGTCATGCCACGCTTGGCACTGATTTTTCTCACTGGCTGCAGCAGGTTATGCCAGCCGGTAAGAAGTAA
- the rssB gene encoding two-component system response regulator RssB produces the protein MVLPLTHKRILIVEDERVFRSVLVAYLQSLGADTIEATNGLQALGLLEESRPDLILCDLAMPEMGGIEFVEHLRLTGVKIPVLIVSGTDKMADIAKVLRLGVQDVLLKPLKNLDILREAVFTCLYPNVFTSLALEEIDLFQDWEALSKNPDEAVRLLKQLQPPVQQSIANRRVNYRQLTTTEHPGLVLDIAALSGCDLAFYCLDVTRAGDNGVLAALLLRALFNGLLQDHLANQQHRLPQMSTLLKQVNQLLRQGKLAGQFPLLVGYYHTEYKNLLLVSAGLHANLNTGNNQIQLSNGVPLGMLGATYMNQISHRCDAWQCQVWGAGGRLSLMLSDE, from the coding sequence ATGGTATTACCACTGACTCACAAACGTATTCTGATCGTCGAGGACGAGCGGGTTTTTCGTTCTGTGCTGGTGGCCTACCTGCAGTCCTTGGGCGCGGATACCATCGAAGCGACCAACGGTTTGCAGGCTCTTGGCCTGTTGGAAGAAAGCCGGCCCGATCTGATACTGTGCGATCTTGCCATGCCGGAAATGGGCGGTATCGAGTTTGTCGAACACCTGCGGCTAACGGGCGTGAAGATCCCGGTACTGATCGTCTCCGGCACGGATAAAATGGCGGATATCGCCAAGGTATTGCGCCTGGGCGTGCAGGATGTGTTGCTCAAGCCGCTTAAGAATCTCGATATTCTGCGTGAGGCGGTCTTCACCTGTCTGTACCCGAATGTTTTTACCTCGTTGGCGCTTGAAGAAATCGATCTGTTCCAGGATTGGGAGGCGCTAAGCAAAAACCCAGACGAGGCGGTAAGGCTGCTGAAACAACTGCAACCGCCGGTCCAGCAGAGTATTGCCAACCGCCGGGTCAATTATCGCCAACTGACGACCACGGAACATCCCGGCCTGGTGCTGGATATTGCCGCATTGTCGGGCTGCGATTTGGCCTTCTACTGCCTGGACGTTACCCGGGCTGGCGATAATGGCGTATTGGCCGCTTTATTATTGCGCGCATTATTTAATGGGTTGTTACAGGACCATTTGGCAAACCAACAACATCGTTTGCCGCAGATGTCAACTTTGCTAAAGCAAGTTAATCAATTATTGCGGCAGGGTAAATTGGCCGGACAATTCCCATTGTTGGTTGGCTACTATCACACCGAATATAAAAATCTGCTGCTGGTTTCTGCGGGTTTGCATGCCAATCTAAATACCGGGAATAATCAAATCCAGCTTAGCAATGGGGTGCCGCTGGGTATGCTGGGGGCCACTTACATGAACCAAATCAGCCACCGCTGCGATGCCTGGCAGTGCCAGGTATGGGGCGCCGGCGGCCGCTTGAGCCTGATGTTGAGCGATGAATAA
- the rssA gene encoding patatin-like phospholipase RssA: MRQIKIGLALGSGAAKGWAHIGVINALKKLGIEADIVAGCSMGALVGAAYACHRLPAVESWVRSFSYWDVIRLMDLSWQRGGLLRGERVFNAVAQLLQVDDIAQCSRKFAAVATNLSTGRELWLTEGDLNQAVRASCSIPGLLAPVWFNGYWLVDGAVVNPVPISLTRALGADVVIAVDLQHDAHLMQQDLFSMRSESEDIGSMVDDGAKRNWRSRLRARIGKVVLKKPSVTPTAMEIMSTSIQVLENRIKRARMAGDPPDVLIQPYCPQISTLDFHRANEAIAAGELAVEKQIDMLLPLVKNK, encoded by the coding sequence ATGCGGCAGATTAAAATTGGTCTGGCATTGGGTTCCGGTGCAGCAAAGGGCTGGGCGCATATCGGCGTGATCAATGCGTTAAAGAAACTGGGGATAGAGGCCGATATCGTCGCCGGCTGTTCGATGGGCGCGCTGGTGGGCGCGGCCTATGCCTGCCACCGCCTGCCAGCGGTGGAAAGCTGGGTGCGTTCGTTTAGCTATTGGGATGTGATCCGCCTGATGGATTTGTCCTGGCAACGCGGCGGTTTGCTGCGCGGCGAGCGGGTATTCAATGCGGTTGCCCAATTGCTGCAGGTGGATGACATTGCGCAGTGTTCGCGAAAATTTGCCGCCGTAGCGACCAACCTGAGCACCGGGCGTGAGCTGTGGCTGACTGAAGGCGATCTGAACCAGGCGGTGCGCGCCTCCTGCAGCATACCCGGCCTGTTGGCACCGGTGTGGTTCAATGGTTACTGGCTGGTTGATGGCGCAGTGGTTAACCCGGTGCCAATATCCTTAACCCGCGCGCTAGGGGCCGATGTCGTCATCGCGGTTGATCTGCAACACGACGCACACCTGATGCAGCAAGATCTTTTTTCCATGCGCAGCGAAAGCGAGGACATCGGCAGCATGGTTGACGATGGGGCAAAGCGCAATTGGCGGAGCCGTTTACGGGCGCGCATCGGCAAGGTAGTGCTGAAAAAACCTTCAGTCACCCCCACGGCAATGGAGATTATGAGCACCTCGATTCAAGTGCTGGAAAACCGCATCAAGCGGGCGCGCATGGCCGGGGATCCGCCAGATGTACTGATCCAACCCTATTGTCCGCAGATATCAACGTTGGACTTTCACCGCGCCAATGAAGCGATCGCCGCCGGGGAACTGGCGGTCGAAAAACAAATTGATATGCTATTGCCTTTAGTTAAGAACAAGTAA
- a CDS encoding YchJ family protein, producing the protein MSELCPCGSGLEYSACCAPFINGTQHAPTPGHLMRSRYSAYVKHHADYLIATWHPDCHAQQWLDTIRTGFEDTKWLGLTIISEEAGSHPQEGFVEFIARFVDLGSGETQAIHERSRFLRLDQRWYYIAGTKPRPGRNAVCPCGSGKKYKKCCGR; encoded by the coding sequence TTGTCTGAATTGTGCCCCTGCGGCAGCGGACTGGAGTATAGCGCATGCTGCGCGCCCTTTATCAACGGCACACAGCATGCTCCCACCCCTGGCCATCTGATGCGTTCGCGCTATAGCGCCTATGTTAAGCACCACGCCGACTATCTGATTGCCACCTGGCACCCGGATTGTCATGCACAACAGTGGCTTGATACCATTCGCACTGGCTTTGAAGATACCAAATGGCTTGGCCTGACGATTATCAGTGAGGAGGCGGGGAGTCACCCGCAAGAGGGGTTTGTTGAATTTATCGCTCGCTTTGTCGATCTTGGCAGCGGGGAAACACAGGCCATTCATGAACGCTCGCGCTTCCTTCGCCTTGACCAACGCTGGTACTATATCGCCGGCACCAAGCCACGGCCTGGCAGAAACGCAGTTTGCCCTTGCGGTTCTGGCAAAAAATACAAGAAGTGTTGCGGGCGCTAG
- the purU gene encoding formyltetrahydrofolate deformylase, whose protein sequence is MPHQNVQRKILRTICPDAKGLIAKITNICFQHQLNIVQNNEFVDHRTGRFFMRTELEGVFNDAQLLADLDEALPSGSVRELQSAGRRRIVVLVTKEAHCLGDLLMKSAYGGLDVEIAAVIGNHDTLQTLVERFDIPFHLVSHEGLTREQHDQQMIAQIDQYQPDYVVLAKYMRVLTPAFVQHYPNQVINIHHSFLPAFIGARPYHQAYERGVKIIGATAHYVNDSLDEGPIIMQDVINVDHTFSADDMMRAGRDVEKNVLSRALDKVLAQRIFVYGNRTVIL, encoded by the coding sequence ATGCCACACCAAAACGTACAAAGAAAAATATTACGCACCATCTGCCCAGACGCCAAAGGGCTGATCGCCAAAATCACCAACATCTGTTTCCAGCACCAGCTCAATATCGTGCAGAACAATGAGTTTGTCGATCATCGCACCGGCCGCTTCTTTATGCGTACCGAACTTGAAGGCGTATTCAACGACGCCCAATTGCTGGCCGATCTGGATGAGGCACTGCCATCTGGCTCCGTACGCGAGCTGCAAAGCGCCGGCCGCCGCCGTATCGTCGTCCTGGTCACCAAAGAGGCGCACTGCCTGGGCGATCTGTTGATGAAAAGCGCCTACGGCGGCCTGGATGTGGAGATTGCCGCAGTCATCGGCAACCACGACACGCTGCAAACATTGGTCGAGCGCTTCGATATTCCTTTCCATCTGGTGAGCCACGAAGGCTTGACACGCGAACAGCACGATCAGCAGATGATCGCCCAGATCGACCAATACCAGCCGGATTACGTGGTGCTGGCAAAATACATGCGCGTGCTCACCCCGGCCTTTGTTCAGCACTACCCGAACCAGGTGATCAATATCCACCATTCGTTCCTGCCGGCTTTCATCGGCGCGCGCCCTTATCATCAGGCCTATGAACGCGGCGTTAAGATCATCGGCGCCACCGCGCACTATGTGAATGACAGTCTGGATGAAGGCCCTATTATCATGCAGGACGTCATCAACGTTGATCACACGTTCTCCGCGGACGATATGATGCGCGCCGGGCGCGATGTGGAAAAAAATGTCCTGAGCCGGGCATTGGATAAAGTGTTGGCACAGCGGATATTTGTCTACGGCAACCGCACGGTAATTTTGTAA
- a CDS encoding TIGR00730 family Rossman fold protein, with amino-acid sequence MRNNICVFCGASEGVNDAYATQARELGHTLATQGRRLIYGGGKKGLMGIVADAVLEAGGEAIGIIPERLVEAETAHRGLTKLEVVPDMHTRKARMAELAEAFIALPGGIGTLEELFEIWTWGQIGYHSKPVGLLDVQGFYQPLSTFLKHVADQGFMRHDYLATLSLSDSAQTLLHQFDDYQPKNYDRWAK; translated from the coding sequence ATGCGTAATAATATCTGCGTTTTTTGCGGCGCAAGCGAAGGCGTTAACGACGCCTATGCCACTCAGGCTCGGGAACTGGGCCACACGTTGGCAACGCAGGGGCGGCGCCTGATTTATGGCGGCGGTAAGAAAGGGTTGATGGGGATCGTCGCGGATGCGGTGCTGGAAGCCGGCGGCGAAGCCATTGGCATTATCCCGGAACGCCTGGTGGAAGCAGAGACCGCCCACCGCGGCCTGACCAAGCTGGAAGTAGTGCCCGATATGCACACGCGCAAAGCCCGGATGGCCGAACTGGCCGAAGCTTTTATCGCCCTGCCTGGCGGCATCGGCACGCTGGAAGAGCTGTTCGAGATCTGGACCTGGGGCCAAATTGGCTACCACAGCAAACCCGTTGGTCTGCTGGATGTCCAGGGGTTCTATCAGCCGCTGAGCACCTTTCTGAAACACGTTGCCGATCAGGGCTTTATGCGCCATGACTATCTGGCTACTCTATCGCTTAGCGACTCGGCGCAAACCCTGCTGCACCAGTTTGATGACTACCAGCCCAAGAATTACGATCGCTGGGCAAAATAG
- the xthA gene encoding exodeoxyribonuclease III, whose amino-acid sequence MKFVSFNINGLRARPHQLAAIIEQHQPDVIGLQETKVHDDMFPLEDVSQYGYHVFYHGQKGHYGVALLTKAEPLAVRRGFPTDDEDAQRRIIMADLPTPQGTLTVINGYFPQGESRDHPIKFPAKTRFYQDLQGYLEQQLSAENPVLIMGDMNISPTDYDIGIGEENRKRWLRTGKCSFLPEEREWMARLLQWGLVDTYRHANPERNDQFSWFDYRSKGFDDNRGLRIDLLLASTPLAACCTATGIDYQIRSMEKPSDHAPVWAEFAL is encoded by the coding sequence ATGAAATTTGTTTCTTTTAATATCAATGGACTGCGCGCACGGCCACACCAGTTGGCGGCAATTATCGAACAGCACCAGCCCGACGTGATCGGCCTGCAGGAAACCAAGGTGCATGACGACATGTTCCCGCTGGAAGACGTGAGCCAGTATGGCTACCACGTGTTCTATCACGGCCAGAAAGGCCATTACGGGGTGGCCTTGCTGACCAAAGCGGAGCCGCTGGCCGTGCGCCGTGGTTTCCCCACCGATGACGAAGATGCGCAGCGCCGTATCATCATGGCCGATCTGCCCACCCCACAGGGCACGTTGACGGTGATCAACGGCTATTTCCCGCAGGGCGAAAGCCGCGATCACCCGATCAAGTTCCCGGCCAAAACGCGCTTTTACCAGGACCTGCAGGGTTACCTGGAGCAGCAACTCTCGGCGGAAAACCCGGTGCTGATCATGGGGGATATGAATATCAGCCCAACGGACTATGACATTGGTATTGGTGAAGAAAACCGCAAACGCTGGCTGCGCACCGGTAAATGCTCTTTCCTGCCGGAAGAGCGCGAGTGGATGGCGCGCCTGCTGCAATGGGGCTTGGTTGACACCTACCGCCACGCCAACCCTGAGCGTAACGATCAGTTCTCGTGGTTTGATTACCGCTCGAAGGGCTTTGATGATAACCGCGGCCTGCGTATCGATTTGCTGCTGGCCAGCACCCCACTGGCGGCATGCTGCACGGCGACCGGCATCGATTATCAGATCCGCAGCATGGAAAAACCTTCCGACCATGCGCCCGTCTGGGCCGAATTCGCGTTGTAA
- a CDS encoding pyrimidine (deoxy)nucleoside triphosphate diphosphatase — protein MKNIDVVAGILEQGDTILLAQRAGDCDQAGLWEFPGGKVEPGETQPQALMRELYEELGITASIGGYVASNAWAQATRVIHLHAWRIDQFEGEIQRRCHSAFAWVTPEQAREYPLAPADVPLLEAYIAAYRA, from the coding sequence ATGAAAAATATTGATGTCGTTGCCGGCATTCTTGAGCAGGGCGACACCATTTTACTGGCCCAACGCGCCGGCGATTGCGATCAGGCCGGGCTATGGGAGTTCCCTGGCGGCAAGGTTGAGCCGGGGGAAACCCAGCCGCAGGCGTTGATGCGCGAACTGTATGAGGAATTGGGCATCACGGCCAGCATTGGGGGATACGTCGCCAGTAACGCCTGGGCGCAAGCAACGCGGGTTATTCATCTGCATGCCTGGCGGATTGACCAGTTTGAGGGTGAAATCCAGCGCCGTTGCCATTCAGCGTTTGCCTGGGTTACCCCGGAACAAGCACGTGAATACCCGCTGGCCCCCGCCGACGTGCCGCTGTTAGAAGCCTACATTGCCGCATACAGGGCTTAA